From Hemitrygon akajei chromosome 19, sHemAka1.3, whole genome shotgun sequence, the proteins below share one genomic window:
- the LOC140742105 gene encoding protein SPMIP1 — protein MKNLIDARSQKCWTELIDKESSTRVVWREKYWDKQSIVPDTTSKKQSKLFKLPAKDNILPAIHTPKQQEERKKPVQETPVKIEPIQEMRPVTPQIRSLLYDGFTKEQKGRHLYLKKRMAKPPEEKFHYPLLSSWTYGWRLGDVMEELRLPAHGRLRTLNDTFYSRNGIFYKQSATDALAQLN, from the exons ATGAAAAACCTGATTGATGCTCGAAGTCAGAAATGCTGGACAGAACTTATTGACAAAGAATCTTCTACTCGGGTAGTATGGAGAGAGAAGTATTGGGATAAACAATCCATTGTTCCGGACACTACTTCTAAGAAACAGTCCAAGTTGTTCAAACTTCCCGCGAAGGATAACATTCTTCCAGCAATTCACACTCCAAAGCaacaggaagaaagaaagaaaccagTTCAGGAAACACCTGTAAAAATTGAGCCGATTCAGGAGATGCGACCAGTAACTCCTCAGATTCGAAGTCTGCTGTATGACGGCTTTACTAAGGAGCAGAAGGGCAGGCACTTGTACCTGAAAAAGAGAATGGCAAAACCCCCCGAGGAAAAATTTCACTATCCTCTTCTATCATCCTGGACATACGGCTGGAGGCTGG GTGATGTTATGGAGGAACTCCGGTTGCCAGCTCATGGTCGACTGAGAACTCTGAATGACACTTTCTATTCGAGAAATGGTATCTTCTACAAGCAATCTGCAACTGATGCACTTGCTCAGCTAAACTGA